In a single window of the Sediminicoccus sp. KRV36 genome:
- a CDS encoding DUF2497 domain-containing protein encodes MDDILASIRKILNEDEPAVAPPPPPRPPAPAPVEAIQLTPEMMIAPPESAPAPVRVPTNIMQISPAPQPPPAKAAQVAPPQPASPPPAPPPPASPEPKPMSSELPAPSAALVDPTAAAAAVAALGQLTRAVAQERSSSVSRNGPSIEDVVREELRPMLKAWLDAHLPATVERMVRAEIERVMARQG; translated from the coding sequence ATGGACGACATCCTGGCGTCCATCCGGAAGATCCTGAACGAGGATGAGCCCGCCGTCGCGCCGCCGCCGCCGCCGCGCCCCCCCGCCCCGGCGCCGGTGGAAGCCATCCAGCTGACGCCCGAGATGATGATCGCGCCGCCGGAGAGCGCGCCTGCGCCGGTCCGCGTGCCCACCAACATCATGCAGATCTCGCCGGCGCCCCAGCCGCCACCGGCCAAGGCCGCCCAGGTTGCGCCCCCCCAGCCTGCGTCCCCTCCGCCTGCGCCCCCCCCGCCTGCATCGCCGGAGCCAAAGCCCATGTCGTCCGAATTGCCGGCTCCCTCCGCCGCCCTGGTGGACCCTACAGCCGCCGCCGCCGCCGTTGCGGCGCTGGGACAATTGACCCGCGCCGTGGCGCAGGAGCGCAGCTCCAGCGTCTCCCGCAACGGCCCCAGCATCGAGGATGTGGTGCGTGAGGAGTTGCGCCCCATGCTGAAGGCCTGGCTCGACGCGCATCTGCCCGCCACGGTCGAGCGGATGGTGCGCGCAGAGATCGAACGCGTGATGGCCCGCCAGGGCTGA